A single Vulcanisaeta distributa DSM 14429 DNA region contains:
- a CDS encoding PaREP1 family protein — MTEEVVIPSIIVEELKKKGLNPEDAILNALMKVINLDPSTMMEARMELAIKYLNEGRELIDRDPVQASEKLYKAAEESVKALAQYYDLKNIPSKVSEGGRWTVTELEKVVETVSEKLGDWLVRSWDVANYLHVWGFHEAKLDPEAVRIRYPYIERIVNEINRIIKTRLEQT; from the coding sequence ATGACGGAAGAAGTAGTGATACCAAGCATAATCGTTGAGGAACTAAAGAAGAAGGGACTTAACCCCGAAGATGCTATACTCAACGCGTTAATGAAAGTAATTAACCTGGACCCAAGCACCATGATGGAGGCGAGGATGGAACTCGCAATTAAATATCTAAATGAAGGCAGGGAATTAATAGATAGGGACCCCGTGCAGGCCAGCGAGAAGCTCTATAAGGCGGCTGAGGAAAGCGTAAAGGCGTTGGCCCAGTATTACGATTTAAAGAATATACCAAGTAAAGTGAGTGAAGGGGGTAGGTGGACCGTGACTGAACTTGAGAAGGTTGTTGAAACGGTAAGCGAAAAGCTCGGTGATTGGCTTGTGCGGTCATGGGACGTGGCAAATTACCTACATGTATGGGGTTTTCACGAGGCAAAGTTAGACCCTGAAGCCGTAAGAATTAGGTATCCGTATATTGAGAGGATTGTGAATGAGATTAATAGGATTATAAAAACGAGGCTTGAACAAACATAA
- a CDS encoding cupin domain-containing protein, which translates to MTNYKVISDITKVREEPLSIKGAVGVYTQWLVSRDDGSKYAVRRQVVKPGGKAPLHRHAYAETFIVLRGVGRMTVEDETIDVKPGMCIFVKPNTPHSITNTSNEDLELITIISYEEDMSINVLE; encoded by the coding sequence ATGACGAATTATAAAGTTATCAGTGATATTACGAAGGTACGTGAGGAACCATTGAGTATCAAGGGTGCCGTGGGCGTATACACCCAGTGGCTCGTGAGTAGGGACGACGGCTCCAAGTACGCCGTGAGAAGGCAAGTGGTTAAGCCCGGTGGTAAAGCGCCACTACATAGACATGCCTATGCGGAGACCTTCATAGTACTTAGGGGTGTTGGGAGGATGACCGTGGAAGACGAAACTATTGACGTAAAGCCCGGCATGTGCATATTCGTAAAACCAAACACACCCCATTCAATAACAAATACTAGCAATGAAGACCTGGAGTTGATAACAATAATATCCTATGAGGAGGACATGAGCATAAACGTCCTCGAGTAG
- a CDS encoding nucleotidyltransferase domain-containing protein: MPTLVDLLLDVKRIRDRILNNIDYYLSRIKDVVLRLDPNAELMLIGSYVRGNFRPDSDVDVLIISDVYGDDPHKYVELVMSIIKEVGDDALLVFEFHVISRETYSEWYSKFIDIYRII; encoded by the coding sequence ATGCCTACTCTCGTAGATTTGCTACTCGATGTTAAGAGGATTAGGGACAGGATTCTCAACAACATTGATTATTACCTTAGCCGGATTAAAGACGTGGTGCTCAGGCTTGACCCCAATGCAGAGTTGATGCTCATTGGTAGTTATGTACGTGGAAACTTCAGACCTGATAGCGACGTTGATGTTCTGATAATATCTGATGTGTATGGTGATGACCCACATAAGTACGTGGAATTGGTCATGAGTATCATTAAGGAGGTTGGCGATGACGCACTTCTGGTATTTGAGTTCCACGTGATTAGTAGGGAGACATACAGTGAATGGTATAGTAAATTCATCGATATCTACAGGATCATTTAA
- a CDS encoding HEPN domain-containing protein produces MSFLSQRAEEFLEQARFAYGRGYYDLVMFNVEQFMQLKLKSLLYNLVGDYPRTHRLTQLFMELMKVLNDKCHLNDFYTRNREVILLLEFAYIASRYMPPRFNRNDAEKALNIANEFNEVVKCLLS; encoded by the coding sequence ATGAGTTTCTTAAGTCAAAGGGCTGAGGAGTTTTTGGAACAGGCTAGGTTTGCGTATGGACGTGGGTATTATGACTTGGTAATGTTTAATGTGGAGCAATTTATGCAGTTAAAACTTAAGTCACTATTGTATAACCTTGTTGGTGATTATCCACGTACCCATAGATTAACCCAACTCTTCATGGAGTTAATGAAAGTACTAAATGATAAGTGCCATTTAAATGACTTCTACACTAGGAATAGGGAAGTAATTCTGTTATTGGAGTTTGCGTATATAGCAAGTCGTTATATGCCGCCCAGGTTTAATAGAAATGATGCTGAGAAGGCGCTGAACATAGCTAATGAGTTTAATGAGGTGGTTAAATGCCTACTCTCGTAG
- a CDS encoding nucleotidyltransferase domain-containing protein has translation MYSRWLEALNEVTRWREARFMELLNELCRKSLVVVLFGSRARGDNTPLSDWDLMAIIPTGEYRIEVRDIGQVVWLPLSRLREVLESSMVILDAVTDGKVLCGDSRVFDDVKDRVRRYIEERGLVRTKSGWFPKGIIK, from the coding sequence ATGTACAGCAGGTGGTTGGAGGCACTCAATGAGGTTACTAGGTGGAGGGAGGCTAGGTTTATGGAACTACTTAATGAGTTATGCCGTAAGTCCCTGGTTGTCGTCCTATTTGGCTCCAGGGCGAGGGGTGATAATACACCGTTAAGTGATTGGGATTTAATGGCCATTATACCCACCGGTGAGTATAGGATTGAAGTGAGGGATATTGGGCAGGTGGTTTGGTTGCCGTTGAGCAGATTGAGAGAGGTCCTTGAGAGTTCTATGGTAATACTCGATGCAGTAACTGATGGTAAGGTACTTTGCGGTGATTCAAGGGTTTTTGATGACGTTAAGGATAGGGTGAGGAGATACATTGAAGAGAGGGGCTTAGTTAGGACTAAAAGTGGTTGGTTTCCAAAGGGCATAATTAAATAA
- a CDS encoding HEPN domain-containing protein: MAELWLNKARRFRDYAREDLANNRFDSAAFFAQQSIELLIKGLLIKFGGSRPITHSTSELLQYLLKILGKEAPQEVTRCAELLEQHYVQARYPDARINDYKRWEAEEAIRCMDLVWDYVQQVVGGTQ; this comes from the coding sequence ATGGCGGAGCTTTGGCTTAATAAGGCGAGGAGGTTCAGGGATTATGCAAGGGAGGACTTAGCGAATAATAGGTTTGACTCAGCGGCATTTTTTGCCCAGCAATCTATCGAGTTACTAATTAAGGGGTTGCTCATTAAGTTTGGTGGTTCACGACCAATCACTCACTCAACATCTGAGTTACTTCAATACCTATTGAAGATCCTGGGTAAGGAGGCGCCTCAGGAAGTTACTAGGTGCGCTGAATTACTTGAGCAACATTACGTCCAGGCGCGTTACCCGGATGCCAGGATTAACGATTACAAGAGATGGGAGGCCGAGGAGGCAATTAGGTGTATGGACCTGGTGTGGGATTATGTACAGCAGGTGGTTGGAGGCACTCAATGA
- a CDS encoding MFS transporter: protein MIRDLGGIRLSSEAWRYLAVLASISIIAMYVEMVVMPSLPTIEKQYGVTESEVSWVLSSETLAGLALAPILGKLADSYGRKKVLLIVLIVYFIAVFFTSMAPTYPILIMLRAIQGIGLSINPIGYTLLREKLPPREWPVAQGIIASTFAIGAAVALPIGAYLAQYYSWQFAYETALPILAVLILMAYLVLPESEARVSESIDYIGLALLAISFVIIGYSFTEAPTWGWLSENFWLGIALGLAILFLFISHELLTQNPIINIGDFANPNIAVPLLSSFVAGFGMFLSFQALVYMFELPRPIGYGMTILRTGLTLAPIALIMLFAGPLYGILMNTIGYRRVLITTSGIAAIGGLLMATTVYVHELMITIVVMIISMIGIAGMTVTRITLLISSVSRDRMATMTGTNTAMRLMGNTLGPVIAGSLETTYRTPLLAYYLNGMPIFYEVPGKESFVLSFVISSITAFIVMIMSTKITR, encoded by the coding sequence GTGATCAGAGACCTTGGCGGTATTAGGCTGAGTTCCGAGGCATGGAGATACCTTGCTGTTCTCGCGTCCATATCAATAATTGCAATGTACGTGGAGATGGTCGTCATGCCATCCCTACCAACCATAGAGAAGCAATACGGCGTAACGGAGTCTGAGGTCTCGTGGGTCCTATCCTCAGAGACACTCGCTGGTCTTGCCCTTGCCCCGATCCTTGGTAAGTTAGCTGATAGTTACGGCAGGAAGAAAGTGCTACTGATAGTGTTAATTGTTTACTTCATTGCCGTGTTCTTCACGAGCATGGCACCTACGTACCCAATCCTAATAATGCTTAGGGCTATCCAGGGAATTGGACTTAGCATAAACCCTATTGGCTATACATTACTCAGGGAGAAATTACCACCCAGGGAGTGGCCTGTCGCCCAGGGGATCATCGCATCAACATTCGCAATTGGGGCAGCCGTTGCATTACCAATAGGCGCATACCTAGCCCAGTATTACTCCTGGCAGTTCGCGTATGAGACAGCATTGCCAATACTAGCCGTGTTAATACTCATGGCCTACCTGGTACTACCTGAGTCTGAGGCAAGGGTTAGTGAAAGCATTGATTACATAGGCCTGGCACTGTTGGCGATATCCTTCGTAATAATTGGCTACTCATTCACAGAAGCTCCAACTTGGGGTTGGCTTTCAGAGAATTTCTGGCTTGGCATTGCACTTGGATTAGCCATATTATTCCTATTTATTAGTCATGAACTGCTCACGCAGAACCCAATAATAAACATAGGCGACTTCGCAAACCCCAACATAGCGGTGCCTCTACTCTCATCATTCGTCGCCGGCTTTGGGATGTTCCTATCATTTCAAGCCCTTGTGTATATGTTTGAGTTGCCCAGGCCCATTGGTTATGGCATGACAATACTAAGGACAGGCCTTACACTAGCGCCCATAGCCCTAATAATGCTCTTTGCGGGCCCATTATACGGCATTTTAATGAATACCATTGGCTATAGGAGGGTATTAATAACGACATCTGGGATAGCAGCAATCGGAGGCTTATTGATGGCGACCACGGTTTACGTGCATGAGTTGATGATTACCATAGTCGTGATGATAATAAGCATGATAGGCATAGCTGGCATGACCGTAACCAGGATAACGTTATTAATATCATCAGTGTCTAGGGATAGGATGGCTACAATGACCGGCACAAACACGGCAATGAGACTCATGGGCAATACGCTGGGTCCAGTAATTGCAGGTTCCCTGGAGACCACCTATAGGACCCCGTTACTCGCCTATTACTTAAATGGCATGCCCATATTCTATGAGGTGCCTGGTAAGGAATCCTTCGTGTTATCCTTTGTAATATCCTCGATCACGGCATTCATAGTAATGATAATGTCAACAAAAATAACGAGATAA
- the bgaS gene encoding beta-galactosidase BgaS, producing MTLSFPKGFRFGWSQAGFQHEMGIPGDEDTNSDWWVWVHDRDNIVSGLVSGDLPENGPGYWSLYRVFHDNAVRMGLDIARVNVEWSRIFPKPMPEPPNGNVEVVGDKVIKVDVDERDLRRLDETANKAAIEHYRAIFNDLKNRNIFFILNLYHWPLPLWVHDPIRVRKGDLSGPTGWLDIKTVINFARFAAYVAWKLDDLVDMYSTMNEPNVVAWNGYINVKSGFPPSYLNPDLARKALVNLIQAHARAYDAIKTVSRKPVGIIYANNAYTPLTEKDSKAVELAEQDARWSFFDAVIHGNLYGEVREDLRNRLDWIGANYYSRLVVKLISDNSYAIVPGYGHACERNSVSPDNRPCSDFGWEFYPEGLYDVLTKYWRRYHLPIYVTENGIADSADYLRPYYLVSHIYQVYRALSDGVDVRGYLHWSLTDNYEWASGFSMRFGLLYVDYTTKRQYWRPSAYIYREIALNKAIPDELMHLNTIPPVRSLRK from the coding sequence ATGACACTATCATTTCCCAAAGGCTTCAGGTTTGGCTGGTCCCAGGCCGGCTTTCAACATGAAATGGGTATTCCAGGCGACGAGGATACAAATAGTGATTGGTGGGTTTGGGTTCATGATAGGGATAACATAGTATCTGGTCTCGTTAGTGGTGACTTACCTGAGAATGGCCCTGGCTATTGGAGCCTATATAGGGTATTCCATGATAACGCCGTCAGGATGGGACTCGATATTGCCAGGGTTAATGTTGAGTGGTCCAGGATATTCCCAAAGCCAATGCCCGAGCCACCCAATGGTAATGTTGAGGTTGTCGGCGATAAGGTAATTAAGGTTGATGTTGATGAACGCGACCTAAGGAGACTTGATGAAACGGCTAATAAGGCCGCCATTGAGCACTATAGGGCAATATTCAATGATCTGAAGAACAGAAACATATTCTTCATATTAAACCTCTATCACTGGCCGCTACCACTATGGGTTCATGACCCAATAAGGGTCAGGAAGGGCGACCTCTCCGGACCCACGGGTTGGCTTGACATTAAGACAGTGATCAACTTCGCCAGGTTCGCGGCGTACGTGGCCTGGAAGTTAGATGACTTGGTCGACATGTACTCAACAATGAATGAACCGAATGTGGTTGCTTGGAACGGCTATATCAACGTTAAATCAGGCTTCCCACCGAGCTATTTAAATCCTGACCTTGCGAGAAAGGCCTTGGTTAATTTAATTCAGGCTCATGCGAGGGCTTATGATGCAATTAAAACGGTTAGTAGGAAACCCGTGGGTATTATCTATGCGAATAATGCCTATACGCCATTAACGGAGAAGGACTCTAAGGCCGTGGAGTTGGCGGAGCAGGATGCCAGGTGGTCATTCTTTGATGCAGTAATCCATGGGAACCTGTATGGTGAGGTTAGGGAGGACCTTAGGAATAGGCTTGATTGGATTGGGGCGAATTACTATTCAAGGCTTGTGGTTAAGTTAATCAGCGATAATTCATACGCAATCGTGCCAGGTTATGGGCATGCCTGTGAGAGGAATTCCGTAAGCCCCGACAATAGGCCATGCAGCGACTTTGGTTGGGAGTTCTACCCAGAGGGCTTATACGATGTATTAACGAAGTACTGGAGGAGGTATCACTTGCCCATATACGTTACCGAGAACGGAATCGCTGACTCGGCCGATTACCTAAGGCCGTACTACCTTGTTAGCCATATTTACCAGGTGTACAGGGCCTTGAGTGATGGGGTTGATGTTAGGGGTTACCTGCACTGGTCATTGACGGATAATTACGAGTGGGCCTCAGGCTTTAGCATGAGATTCGGACTCCTCTACGTCGATTACACAACCAAGAGGCAATACTGGAGACCATCTGCCTATATCTATAGGGAGATAGCCCTAAACAAGGCAATACCTGATGAGTTAATGCACTTAAATACTATACCGCCTGTTAGATCATTAAGGAAGTAA
- a CDS encoding glycosyltransferase family A protein, translating into MEITALIISTNRSRAPLLRHAISSAINQTRKPNELIVVMSYDDREVRDLVNPYGFVIHHVSTRVGPMWARGIRE; encoded by the coding sequence ATGGAAATAACGGCCTTGATTATCAGCACCAATAGGTCTAGGGCGCCATTGCTTAGGCACGCTATTTCTTCAGCGATAAACCAAACCAGGAAACCTAATGAACTAATCGTTGTTATGTCATATGATGACAGGGAGGTCAGGGACTTGGTTAATCCATACGGTTTTGTAATTCACCATGTAAGCACCAGGGTGGGCCCAATGTGGGCCAGGGGCATTAGGGAGTAG
- a CDS encoding thiamine pyrophosphate-dependent enzyme, whose amino-acid sequence MNPLIRKYLRSEYAQGKRRTIFCPGCGNGIILGYFIRAIDELKREGRFDDSKLYIVTGIGCSGNIPVPLKYNIVRALHGRALSVATGIKLVRPDSEVVVFAGDGDLLSIGGNHLIHTIRRNVGIKVILVNNMLYGMTGGQVAPTTPMDAITHTTPYGNPEPPLDACRLAVSLGATYVARWAVPLAKQCIQSIKELLLHRGFGLLECLSQCPVYQGRYVIGIDRPSKIMDYFLKITVVSNEPRYGDKIIIGKFADYERPTYEEIMWGIMSRVREDGGHEA is encoded by the coding sequence ATGAACCCACTCATTCGGAAGTACCTACGCAGTGAGTATGCCCAGGGTAAGAGGAGGACAATATTCTGCCCCGGATGCGGTAATGGTATAATACTTGGGTACTTCATTAGGGCCATAGATGAGTTAAAGCGTGAGGGCAGGTTTGATGATTCCAAGCTATACATAGTGACGGGCATTGGGTGTTCAGGCAATATACCAGTACCGCTTAAATACAACATCGTACGCGCACTTCACGGTAGGGCATTGTCAGTCGCCACAGGCATAAAGCTTGTTAGACCCGATAGCGAGGTTGTGGTGTTTGCTGGCGATGGTGATTTATTGTCAATAGGCGGCAATCACTTAATACATACAATAAGGAGGAACGTTGGTATAAAGGTCATCCTTGTCAACAACATGCTCTACGGTATGACCGGCGGTCAAGTAGCCCCAACAACGCCCATGGATGCCATAACTCACACGACACCCTACGGCAACCCAGAACCACCACTTGACGCCTGTAGATTAGCGGTATCGCTCGGCGCCACCTACGTAGCCAGGTGGGCAGTACCACTGGCTAAGCAGTGCATTCAATCAATTAAGGAGTTACTGCTTCATAGAGGCTTCGGCCTACTTGAATGCTTATCCCAATGCCCCGTCTATCAGGGCAGGTACGTAATCGGCATCGATAGGCCTTCAAAGATAATGGATTACTTCCTGAAGATAACCGTAGTATCTAATGAGCCGAGGTATGGGGATAAAATCATTATTGGCAAGTTTGCGGATTACGAAAGGCCAACCTATGAGGAGATCATGTGGGGTATAATGAGTAGGGTGAGGGAGGATGGTGGTCATGAGGCGTAA
- a CDS encoding 4Fe-4S binding protein: protein MVVMRRKPTVIRIDVDKYLCKGCYICVDKCPTKVFEVSDIVGDYGAFLPVAKYVERCIDCGICELYCPDYAITIIRGGEGEA from the coding sequence ATGGTGGTCATGAGGCGTAAGCCGACTGTGATTAGGATTGACGTGGATAAGTACCTATGCAAGGGTTGCTACATATGCGTTGATAAGTGCCCGACGAAGGTGTTTGAGGTGTCAGACATTGTCGGTGATTACGGGGCATTCCTGCCCGTGGCTAAGTACGTGGAGAGGTGCATTGATTGTGGAATTTGCGAGCTTTACTGCCCTGACTATGCAATAACGATTATCAGGGGTGGTGAGGGTGAGGCTTGA
- a CDS encoding 2-oxoacid:acceptor oxidoreductase family protein produces MRLEVRFAGFGGQGVITAGRLLALIVIEADPSLYVVYSPSYGFQTRGGDALSDVIISDEEIDYPKARRLDRAFLLTQPAYNKYCGYVKDDGLIVIDDHVNKADKTQCGVKRHRELSIIANARLMGNDVFASTIILGAAINYLSNTELLKGKLSLEQSKRVITNYFRETLIGRRTGTEEIINKNIKALEIGYKIMQMSPF; encoded by the coding sequence GTGAGGCTTGAGGTCAGGTTTGCTGGCTTTGGTGGTCAGGGCGTGATTACGGCTGGCAGGTTATTGGCGTTAATTGTGATTGAGGCCGACCCAAGCTTATACGTGGTCTATAGCCCATCATATGGCTTCCAAACCCGCGGCGGTGACGCATTATCAGACGTAATAATCAGTGATGAGGAGATAGACTACCCAAAGGCTAGGAGGTTAGACCGGGCATTCCTACTCACACAACCGGCGTATAACAAGTACTGTGGTTATGTTAAGGATGACGGGCTTATAGTCATTGACGACCACGTTAATAAGGCCGACAAAACGCAATGCGGCGTTAAGAGGCACCGTGAATTAAGTATAATAGCCAATGCAAGGCTAATGGGCAATGACGTATTCGCATCAACAATAATACTAGGTGCGGCAATAAACTACCTAAGCAATACCGAGCTACTAAAGGGTAAGTTATCGCTAGAACAATCAAAACGAGTAATTACTAATTACTTCAGGGAAACATTAATAGGCAGGAGGACAGGGACCGAAGAAATAATTAATAAGAATATCAAGGCACTGGAGATTGGTTATAAAATAATGCAGATGAGCCCCTTTTAA
- a CDS encoding CBS domain-containing protein, with amino-acid sequence MSTTVDKVLRRKEVIINAKASVRDAIELMIRENTDYLLVVDDGGKAVGIVTASDILRTIGKVGNLNVSVGQCCSFNRLVSVRLSDSIYRAAMLMSEYGVKHLLVVDDRGNPCGVLTSDDVICEDRIISRMAELAMPKQSEEYYGAD; translated from the coding sequence ATGAGTACTACTGTTGACAAAGTACTCAGGAGGAAGGAAGTAATCATTAATGCCAAAGCATCTGTCAGGGATGCGATTGAATTGATGATTAGGGAGAATACCGATTACCTATTGGTGGTTGATGATGGGGGTAAGGCCGTGGGTATTGTTACCGCTAGTGACATATTAAGGACTATAGGAAAGGTAGGTAATCTAAATGTGAGTGTTGGTCAATGCTGCTCATTCAATAGGTTGGTTTCCGTGAGGTTAAGTGATAGTATTTATAGGGCTGCCATGTTGATGAGCGAGTATGGCGTTAAGCACTTGCTTGTGGTTGATGATAGGGGTAATCCATGTGGTGTATTAACATCCGATGACGTCATTTGCGAGGATAGGATAATATCGAGGATGGCTGAGTTGGCAATGCCAAAGCAGTCTGAGGAGTATTACGGTGCCGATTAA
- a CDS encoding crotonase/enoyl-CoA hydratase family protein, translating to MGYRNIIVEVRGRVFIVTINRPERRNAIDADTAEELYRAWTYFENNPDLYVGIITGAGGNFSSGADLYDIDRLMNRVPNPEGPLGFTRLRLSKPVIAAISGYCVAGGLEIALWADIRVADKTAKFGFLERRFGVPLVDGGTQRLVRIVGLGRALDLILTGRLISAEEAYQWGLVNYLVNEGKALDKSIEVAELISGYPQETLRNDRLAVYEGLGKPLSEGLIIEMKRGLRSIRTGEIYDGVKRFKEGAGRHGNLY from the coding sequence ATGGGTTATAGGAATATCATTGTTGAGGTGAGGGGCCGTGTCTTCATAGTCACCATTAATAGGCCTGAGCGTAGGAACGCCATCGATGCTGACACCGCCGAGGAGCTTTATAGGGCCTGGACTTACTTCGAAAATAACCCCGACCTATACGTTGGCATAATAACAGGGGCTGGTGGTAACTTTAGCTCCGGGGCTGACCTATACGACATTGACCGATTAATGAATAGGGTGCCTAATCCCGAGGGACCACTGGGCTTCACCAGGCTTAGGCTTTCTAAGCCCGTCATAGCCGCAATTAGTGGTTATTGCGTTGCCGGAGGACTTGAGATCGCCCTGTGGGCTGATATTAGGGTTGCCGATAAAACCGCCAAGTTCGGCTTCCTGGAGAGGAGGTTCGGCGTTCCGCTGGTTGATGGTGGTACCCAGAGGCTTGTGAGGATTGTGGGGCTTGGTAGGGCCCTTGACCTAATACTCACTGGGCGATTGATAAGCGCTGAGGAGGCTTACCAATGGGGCTTGGTTAATTACCTGGTTAATGAGGGTAAGGCCCTTGATAAGTCTATCGAAGTTGCGGAGTTAATTAGTGGGTATCCTCAGGAGACCCTTAGGAATGATAGGCTCGCCGTGTACGAGGGCTTGGGTAAGCCGTTGAGCGAGGGTTTAATCATCGAGATGAAACGTGGATTAAGGTCGATAAGGACTGGCGAAATATACGATGGCGTGAAACGATTCAAGGAAGGGGCGGGAAGACATGGCAATTTATACTAA
- a CDS encoding FAD-binding oxidoreductase gives MDLSNFLRETEKLIGRDNVIREGHELLVFRRDWWPLLMLREVLGRVPNPPPAIIRPRDIDDVINVVKLANKYGVCLVPYGGGSSVVGGAYHDGCVVIDMTKLNRILEFNEEDLTIIVEAGARVIDIEKWLNERGYTLDYHPQSFQLLTIGGAIAHGGTGSHSMSNINELVLALDVVLPNGELVTIGPGEFIRTSWPDLRGLFIGSDGVLGIIVRAMLKVKPLANYYVDLAYVFKGLEDAIHFARGLAINVPGPCRVVIHDRESSRFMVGEDGVIALVRVRWYNEELVNAVSNVINNLAIKHGAAHVEPGLVRKWRDAFARGYEAQLMMLAQSGLWVDTIDMATTWSKLIKLHTELVNRLGFIDGVYHVLSRITHLYLNGASLYSVVVFRQDEDVYWRVWREAFSVASNVGATISHHHGTGILKRDFVRAEMGRQYDLLRSIKELIDRNNIMNRGKLI, from the coding sequence GTGGATTTATCAAATTTCCTTAGAGAGACCGAGAAGCTGATTGGCAGGGATAATGTCATTAGGGAGGGTCATGAATTATTAGTGTTCAGGAGGGATTGGTGGCCATTACTCATGCTTAGGGAAGTCCTTGGGCGCGTCCCTAATCCACCTCCAGCCATTATTAGGCCTAGGGATATTGATGATGTGATTAATGTTGTTAAGCTCGCTAATAAGTATGGTGTGTGCCTCGTTCCATATGGTGGCGGGTCTAGTGTTGTTGGTGGTGCGTATCACGATGGCTGTGTCGTGATTGATATGACTAAGCTAAATAGGATCTTAGAGTTCAATGAGGAGGACTTGACAATAATTGTTGAGGCTGGTGCCAGGGTCATTGACATTGAGAAGTGGCTTAATGAAAGGGGTTATACCCTGGATTACCACCCACAATCATTTCAATTACTCACGATAGGCGGCGCAATAGCCCATGGAGGCACGGGTTCACACAGCATGAGTAATATTAACGAGTTAGTGCTGGCTCTCGATGTCGTACTACCCAATGGTGAGTTGGTTACGATAGGCCCTGGAGAATTCATTAGGACCTCCTGGCCTGACCTTAGGGGTTTGTTCATAGGCTCCGATGGCGTGCTCGGCATAATTGTTAGGGCAATGCTTAAGGTTAAGCCGTTAGCTAATTACTACGTTGACCTGGCCTACGTGTTTAAGGGCCTTGAAGATGCCATTCACTTTGCCCGTGGTCTCGCAATCAATGTGCCGGGGCCTTGTAGAGTCGTTATTCACGATAGGGAGAGCAGCAGGTTTATGGTTGGTGAGGATGGCGTCATAGCCCTGGTAAGGGTTAGGTGGTATAACGAGGAATTAGTCAATGCGGTAAGTAACGTGATTAACAACCTAGCCATTAAACACGGCGCAGCCCATGTTGAGCCTGGGCTAGTTAGGAAGTGGAGGGATGCCTTTGCCAGAGGTTATGAAGCACAATTAATGATGCTTGCTCAGTCAGGTCTTTGGGTTGACACCATAGACATGGCTACGACCTGGAGCAAGCTGATAAAGTTACACACTGAGTTGGTGAATAGGCTTGGCTTTATCGATGGTGTTTACCACGTACTCTCGAGGATAACGCACCTATACCTAAATGGGGCGTCGCTCTACAGTGTTGTTGTTTTTAGGCAGGACGAGGATGTGTACTGGAGGGTTTGGAGGGAGGCTTTTAGTGTGGCTAGTAATGTTGGTGCGACCATAAGCCATCACCACGGTACGGGCATCCTGAAGAGGGATTTCGTGAGGGCCGAGATGGGTAGGCAATATGATTTACTGAGGAGTATTAAGGAGTTAATTGACAGAAATAATATAATGAATAGGGGTAAGTTGATTTAG